One stretch of Zhihengliuella flava DNA includes these proteins:
- a CDS encoding ROK family transcriptional regulator produces the protein MIFDSIRRADDGVSRVELANSTGLSPQTISNVVRRLLDNGFVREDRTVISGPGKPRTVLELEPDRLFAIGIHLDPGQISIVMVNLRGTVVGSRRFVERDIASPDETIAMMATAVEEMVKDSGHPREHIVGVGVAAPGPIDPSQGTIVNPPLMPGWREVEVVEPLSERLGLDVIIEKDSVASAIAEQWNGDEEEDRNFLSAYIGTGVGVGAVIGGEVIRGVSNNAGEIARVRVNRSGGTEEAGEATTFASAVSYEAVVARARELGVDVGGNSEGATMYERSQVLGSLIRQAKDGAEPAVALAKELNQHWIALVSELTNIFDVNKVFVGGPVWCELSELLHEDMEAALQDRFLMREVHDLEVITSSLGHNLGAIGGACAVLDAALSPKASALLLR, from the coding sequence GTGATCTTCGATTCCATTCGCCGAGCCGACGACGGCGTCAGCCGGGTGGAGCTCGCCAACTCCACGGGTTTGTCTCCCCAGACGATTTCCAACGTGGTCCGCCGCCTCCTCGACAACGGCTTCGTGCGGGAGGACCGGACCGTCATCTCCGGCCCCGGCAAGCCGCGTACCGTCCTCGAGCTAGAGCCGGACCGCCTCTTTGCCATCGGCATCCATTTGGACCCCGGCCAGATCAGTATCGTCATGGTCAATCTGCGGGGCACCGTGGTCGGCAGCCGGCGCTTCGTCGAGCGGGACATCGCCTCGCCGGACGAGACGATCGCGATGATGGCCACCGCCGTCGAAGAAATGGTCAAGGATTCAGGCCACCCCCGCGAGCACATCGTGGGCGTGGGCGTTGCCGCGCCGGGCCCCATCGACCCAAGCCAAGGCACGATCGTCAACCCGCCGCTCATGCCCGGGTGGCGCGAGGTCGAGGTCGTGGAGCCGCTATCCGAGCGCCTGGGGCTTGACGTCATTATCGAAAAGGATTCTGTGGCCTCCGCCATCGCCGAGCAGTGGAACGGGGACGAGGAAGAGGACCGCAATTTCCTCTCGGCCTACATCGGCACCGGCGTCGGCGTGGGTGCCGTCATCGGTGGCGAGGTGATCCGCGGCGTCTCGAACAACGCCGGTGAGATCGCCCGGGTCCGCGTCAATCGCAGCGGCGGCACCGAGGAGGCCGGGGAAGCGACCACCTTCGCCAGCGCCGTCTCCTACGAGGCCGTGGTGGCTCGCGCCCGCGAACTCGGCGTCGACGTCGGCGGCAACAGTGAGGGCGCCACGATGTATGAGCGTTCCCAAGTCCTGGGCTCCCTCATTCGTCAGGCCAAGGACGGCGCCGAACCTGCCGTCGCCCTCGCGAAGGAACTCAACCAGCACTGGATCGCCTTGGTCTCCGAGCTGACCAACATCTTTGACGTCAACAAGGTCTTCGTCGGCGGGCCCGTGTGGTGCGAGCTCTCCGAGCTGCTGCACGAGGACATGGAGGCGGCCCTGCAGGACCGCTTCCTGATGAGGGAA